Proteins encoded in a region of the Streptococcus sanguinis genome:
- the dnaA gene encoding chromosomal replication initiator protein DnaA, whose translation MTKEQDFWNRILELAHAQLKQTTYDFFVAEAKLVKVEEKQAVIFLDSPVKQLFWEQNLVGVILTAGFEIFNDQIAGKYIFEEATNTETPKSVVTSPQISTVQPSLPSIDTGLKSKYTFDNFVQGDGNIWAKAAALAVSENLATTYNPLFIYGGPGLGKTHLLNAIGNQILENIPDARVKYIPAETFINDFLEHLRLGEMDSFKKIYRSLDLLLIDDIQSLGGKKVSTQEEFFNTFNALHGENKQIVLTSDRSPDHLDNLEERLVTRFKWGLTQNITPPDFETRIAILRNKIEDLDYIFPNDTLEYLAGQFDSNVRDLEGALNDISLIARVRHLKEITIDIAAEAIRARKQDSSQVTVIPIDKIQSEVGKFYGVSVKEMKGSRRVQNIVLARQVAMYLTRELTDNSLPKIGREFGGKDHTTVIHAHGKIKTMIESDDNLRLEIESIKNKIK comes from the coding sequence ATGACCAAAGAACAGGACTTTTGGAATCGTATTTTAGAATTGGCTCACGCTCAGCTAAAACAGACAACTTATGATTTCTTTGTTGCTGAAGCCAAGCTTGTCAAAGTTGAAGAAAAACAAGCTGTTATTTTCCTGGATAGTCCAGTAAAACAACTATTTTGGGAGCAAAACTTAGTAGGAGTTATTCTTACTGCAGGATTTGAGATTTTTAATGATCAGATTGCTGGAAAATATATTTTTGAAGAAGCAACTAACACTGAAACTCCGAAATCTGTAGTAACCAGTCCTCAAATCAGCACTGTTCAGCCAAGCTTGCCATCTATTGATACTGGCTTAAAGTCAAAATATACCTTTGATAATTTTGTTCAGGGAGACGGAAATATCTGGGCTAAAGCTGCTGCCTTAGCGGTATCTGAGAATCTGGCCACAACCTATAATCCTCTTTTTATCTACGGAGGACCTGGCCTGGGCAAAACTCATTTATTAAATGCTATTGGCAATCAAATTTTAGAAAATATTCCAGATGCGCGTGTCAAGTATATACCGGCTGAAACCTTTATTAACGACTTCCTCGAACATTTAAGATTGGGAGAGATGGATAGCTTTAAAAAAATCTATCGTAGTCTGGATCTTCTGCTAATTGATGACATTCAATCTTTGGGCGGAAAAAAGGTTTCAACTCAGGAAGAATTTTTCAACACTTTCAATGCTCTTCATGGTGAAAATAAACAGATTGTTTTAACCAGCGACCGCAGTCCTGATCATCTGGACAATTTGGAAGAACGCTTGGTAACACGTTTCAAATGGGGATTAACTCAGAATATTACACCGCCAGATTTTGAAACACGAATTGCAATTCTGCGAAACAAAATTGAAGATTTGGATTATATTTTCCCGAATGATACCTTAGAATATCTTGCAGGACAGTTCGATTCCAATGTCCGCGACTTGGAAGGTGCTTTGAATGACATCAGTCTCATTGCTAGAGTTCGTCATCTGAAAGAAATTACTATTGATATCGCTGCGGAAGCTATTCGAGCACGCAAGCAGGATTCAAGCCAGGTAACAGTTATCCCGATTGATAAGATTCAGTCTGAAGTTGGGAAATTCTATGGTGTTAGTGTCAAAGAGATGAAAGGCAGCCGTCGAGTACAAAATATCGTTTTAGCTAGACAGGTAGCTATGTATCTGACTCGTGAGCTGACTGATAACAGTCTGCCTAAAATTGGCCGTGAGTTTGGCGGCAAAGATCATACGACTGTTATCCATGCACATGGAAAAATCAAAACTATGATTGAATCAGACGACAATTTGCGTTTAGAAATTGAAAGCATCAAGAATAAAATAAAATAG
- the dnaN gene encoding DNA polymerase III subunit beta, translated as MIHFSINKNLFLQALNTTKRAISHKNAIPILSTVKIDVTKEGITLIGSNGQVSIENFISTQNENAGLLVNSTGSILLEATFFINVVSSLPDIILDFKEIEQKQIVLTSGKSEITLKGKDADQYPRIQEISASNPLVLETKILKDVINETAFAASVQESRPILTGVHFVLTDNRSLKTVATDSHRMSQKKITLEKNGDNFDVVIPSRSLREFTAVFTDEIETVEVFFANNQILFRSENISFYTRLLEGNYPDTDRLIPTEFTSVLTFNTSDLRAAMERARLLSNATQNGTVKLEIAGGIVSAHVNSPEVGRVNEEIDTESVTGEDLTISFNPTYLIDALKAIDSEKVTISFISSVRPFTLVPSEDTENFIQLITPVRTN; from the coding sequence ATGATTCATTTTTCTATTAATAAAAATCTCTTCTTACAAGCGTTAAATACTACTAAAAGGGCTATCAGCCATAAAAATGCAATTCCTATTCTTTCTACTGTGAAAATTGATGTTACCAAAGAAGGAATCACTTTAATTGGCTCGAATGGCCAAGTGTCGATTGAAAACTTTATTTCTACTCAAAATGAAAATGCAGGCTTGCTTGTCAACTCAACAGGTTCAATTTTATTAGAAGCGACTTTCTTTATTAATGTTGTTTCCAGCCTGCCAGATATTATTTTGGATTTTAAAGAAATTGAACAAAAACAAATCGTTTTGACTAGCGGCAAATCAGAGATTACCCTGAAAGGAAAAGACGCTGACCAGTATCCACGAATCCAGGAAATTTCTGCCAGCAATCCCTTGGTTCTTGAAACAAAAATTCTTAAAGATGTCATTAACGAAACAGCCTTTGCAGCCAGTGTTCAGGAAAGCCGTCCAATTTTAACTGGTGTTCACTTTGTTTTGACAGATAACCGTTCTTTGAAAACAGTTGCAACAGACTCCCACAGAATGAGTCAAAAGAAAATTACTCTAGAGAAAAACGGAGATAATTTTGACGTAGTTATTCCGAGTCGCTCTTTACGGGAATTTACGGCTGTTTTTACCGATGAAATTGAAACGGTAGAGGTTTTCTTTGCTAACAATCAAATTCTTTTCAGAAGCGAAAATATCAGCTTCTACACCCGTCTATTGGAAGGAAATTATCCAGATACAGATCGTTTGATTCCGACTGAATTTACAAGTGTCCTTACTTTTAATACATCTGATTTGCGTGCAGCTATGGAACGCGCTCGTCTCTTGTCTAATGCCACACAGAATGGAACAGTTAAACTGGAGATTGCAGGCGGTATTGTCAGTGCCCATGTAAATTCACCAGAGGTCGGCCGTGTTAACGAAGAAATTGATACAGAAAGTGTAACTGGCGAAGATTTGACCATTAGCTTTAATCCAACTTATTTGATTGATGCTCTGAAGGCCATTGACAGTGAAAAAGTAACGATTAGCTTTATCTCATCTGTCCGCCCGTTCACCTTGGTACCGAGTGAAGACACAGAAAACTTTATTCAGCTGATTACACCTGTCAGAACTAATTAA
- a CDS encoding DUF951 domain-containing protein, with product MYEIGHFVEMKKPHACTIKATGKKANRWEITRVGADIKIRCTNCEHLVMMSRHDFERKMKKIID from the coding sequence ATGTATGAAATTGGTCATTTTGTAGAAATGAAAAAGCCCCATGCCTGCACCATTAAAGCGACTGGGAAAAAGGCGAATCGCTGGGAAATCACAAGGGTTGGTGCAGATATCAAAATCCGTTGCACCAATTGTGAACATCTTGTGATGATGAGTCGTCACGATTTTGAAAGAAAAATGAAGAAAATAATTGATTAG